Part of the Thermodesulfobacteriota bacterium genome is shown below.
GACGCTGGGGGGGATGAGGATCCCCAGCGTCCCCCCGGCGGCGATGATCCCCGTGGCCAGCCCGTCGCGATAGCCCCGCTTTCGCATCTCGGGGATGCCCATGGTGCCGATGGCGGCGGCGCAGGCCGGGCTCGACCCGGTAAGGGCGGCGAAGACCGCGCACGAGGCGATGTTCGAAACCCCCAGGCCCCCGGGCACCCGGTGCAGCCACTTGTGGAAGCACTCGTAGAGGTCCGACCCCGCTCTGGTCACCGCCACGATCATGCCCATGAAGATGAAGAGCGGAATGGACAGGAGTCCGAAGTCGTTCACCCCGTCGAAGACGTTCTCGGCCACCATGGAGAGCTGGAAGGGATCCATGAACAAGGCCATGAGCGCGAGCGACGTCACCCCCAGGGCGAAGGCGATGGGCATCCCGCTCAGCAGGATGACGAGGGCGACGACACCGGCGACGAACCCGATTGCCAGGGGGCCCACGGCTCAGCTCCTTCCCGGGGCTCCGGGGCGCCTGCCCCGGAGCTCGGCCACGCGGTCGGCGATCTTCACCACGTATTGGAGGGACGTGAGCCCCATGCCCAGGGGGAGGATCGCGTAGGGATAGACCAGGGGGATCGACCAGAGGGACGACGTGCGCCAGCCGCCCTCGTAAGCGTCCCACCACATGAGGGCGCCCTTCCAGGCCAGGTACGCGCAGAACCACAGGGCCACCACCGAGGTAAAGAGGTCGAGCCAGCGCTTGAACCCGGGGGGGAGGAGGCCCGTGACGAGCTCGATGTTGATGTGGGAGTTTTCCTTGAGCCCGTAGGCCGCCCCCAGGAAGGTTGCGGCGATGAGGAGGTACACCGCGAACTCCACCTGCCAGATCGTGGGCATCCGGAACACGTAGCGCACGACGACCTGCTGGACGATCACGAGCGTGGCCACCAAGATGGCGGCCGCGCTCGCGTAACCGGCGAGGTCGCTCAGGAATTCGATGGTCCGGAAGACCGGGTTCCGGTCGTCCCTCGGCACGGCTGCCATGGGGGGTCGCCTCCTTCGGTTACGGGGCCGGCTCCGGCGCGCAAGGGGCCGGAGCCGGCCTCGGGTCTGCCTCTGTGGTTCGCGGCCGAGGCCGCTCCTACTGCTTGGCCAGGTCCAAAAGCTCCCGGCCCCCGGGCACGGTTTCGGCGAACTGCTTCCAGGCGGTCTCCTGGGCCAGCTTCTCCCAGGCTTCCCACTCCTCCTTCGTCATCTTGTGGACCTTGACGCCCTTCTCCGTGAACACCTTCACCACCTCCACGTTCGCCGCCAGGGCGATCTCGGTGGCCCTCTTCTCCAGGGCCAGCCCCACCTCCTCCACCGCCTTCTGCTGGCTGGGGGTCAGGGACTTCCAGGTGGTGGTGCTGATGACGATGGGCTCGGCCATGTACCAGATGGAGTAGGCCTCGGGGGCGTTCAGATACTCGAGCTGCTCATAGAGCCGGAAGGACGCGAACGACTCCGCGGAGGTGAGGCACGCGTCGAGGACCTTGGTCTGGAGGGCCATGTAGATCTCCGAGGAGGGCATGCTCGTGATGGAGGCCCCCGACTGGTGGAGCATGTGCTCGAAAAGCTTGCCCGCGGCGCGGAACTTCAGGCCTTTCGCGTCCTCCGGGAGGATGACGGGCTTGCCCCGGCTCCCGATGCCGCCCGCGTACCAGAGCCAGGTGAGGATCTTCATCCCCTTCTCTTCCGAGATCTGCTCCACGCGCTTTCCGATCTCCTTCCCGCGCCAGGCCATGCCCTCCTCGACGCTGCGGATGATGCAGGGCATGAGGGTGATGTCGAGCTCGGGCACCTTGCCGCTGGCGTAGGCCAGGGGGAACACGGAAAAGTCGAGCGCGCCCTTCGCCATGGCGTC
Proteins encoded:
- a CDS encoding TRAP transporter large permease subunit, whose product is MGPLAIGFVAGVVALVILLSGMPIAFALGVTSLALMALFMDPFQLSMVAENVFDGVNDFGLLSIPLFIFMGMIVAVTRAGSDLYECFHKWLHRVPGGLGVSNIASCAVFAALTGSSPACAAAIGTMGIPEMRKRGYRDGLATGIIAAGGTLGILIPPSVTMIVYGIATETSIGKLFMAGIIPGLLVTLLFSAWIFLVQRKERRRVGSAAALVAAEAESYTLGEKVRSSVKTIPFLVVVVLVLASLYTGWATPS
- a CDS encoding TRAP transporter small permease, whose translation is MAAVPRDDRNPVFRTIEFLSDLAGYASAAAILVATLVIVQQVVVRYVFRMPTIWQVEFAVYLLIAATFLGAAYGLKENSHINIELVTGLLPPGFKRWLDLFTSVVALWFCAYLAWKGALMWWDAYEGGWRTSSLWSIPLVYPYAILPLGMGLTSLQYVVKIADRVAELRGRRPGAPGRS
- the dctP gene encoding TRAP transporter substrate-binding protein DctP, which encodes RHSTLAPTVAALARGIAVLGAAPGIEARELRISHQFSEGDARHELALEFAKAVEAKTNGELTFKVFPSSALFKAAAQYDAMAKGALDFSVFPLAYASGKVPELDITLMPCIIRSVEEGMAWRGKEIGKRVEQISEEKGMKILTWLWYAGGIGSRGKPVILPEDAKGLKFRAAGKLFEHMLHQSGASITSMPSSEIYMALQTKVLDACLTSAESFASFRLYEQLEYLNAPEAYSIWYMAEPIVISTTTWKSLTPSQQKAVEEVGLALEKRATEIALAANVEVVKVFTEKGVKVHKMTKEEWEAWEKLAQETAWKQFAETVPGGRELLDLAKQ